A region of uncultured Desulfobacter sp. DNA encodes the following proteins:
- a CDS encoding dockerin type I domain-containing protein, with protein MKQFPPQSTIILYPPHPLLAFVSRRAIRFKRYLTLFFAIAGILAGVMTFPLDVYPAAYSLGDTNGDGEITAVDAAIIFQIAENSLAGDSEQQSAADANEDGAVTETDARMVLAWAAQGIGVNPPDYFTELADLPVSNSASSTIGTAGGAVVLSSGVTVSLPAGQLSDSIQIGLYDIDPASVDSIGNKTCFEISPDISYYPGATLSIPCSNLTGNSGRSSAIEGVMIVYYDRWTRRYNHAVVDYTVQEDQLTIDLNQIRDGDTVSLAQDSKLLVFIVGASATVSAYSTRQAFGTAEIVKLDYVPYYEQGNYGYCWAACTAMAVNYFRVRLGEKPWDPADYLEIDDDAGFAALPAWLGISEFKNYIHLATGVTPEVNMWLSSASLSSYLKGQIDAGRPVLMSLPARSHQVLIVGYEADATGTITHVIHHDPADCMYKKELWDAVMVFWGTLISDAVPCPKAIFTTIIPKTSPDYTDGISINLLGHKEPSASKRGLTFKSPMQDKGYFPDAELRFAWHVGETHSHGMVNCNENSLLVTTIPNYYDMDLRLRVANTSSDSPTIKADWLLINLDGEEDSGYAGEEENIAVRQFITDEVNMRPVFRFQQFGFDGLSGNYMLTVSASNTTTGTTYDNIKLNLAFDQGIALSALKTQNTSTGNQVAQLTWNAYSGQFDNYCIYRITGSSWIKIAEVNSDTTEYKDTSADLSSETLYYGVAVIKDDHIVITSDVAGLESTTGILAYQDYATSTIYFSDLTSGDSWFWAPDTSHIFHLVGVTPAGLVVVIDENMIVTRTSWGKGTVTYLTGYECTNDDTVSVKNDGTIIFHGNAGRYTEGLYSLSPGETDPVPIFVDLYDDADFDPVYAYEVAVAKNSSADKIVFEADNDSDETCIWAVNESGGTAIPLTTNYSEDLQISDDGSRCLFQTAYTSDAYHVGTISAHGGEAVDLDMATGLEVDDDGAISPDGTTVCTMAMTSDHQTGGIAAIKADGSSYQWLPLGTIMPGSVGRMHYSRDGLYILFDGIDAASPDPIYGYTTDIYKIRVDGSESPVNLTNTPSVNECNPFLN; from the coding sequence ATGAAGCAGTTTCCGCCCCAAAGCACAATTATTCTTTATCCTCCCCATCCATTGCTTGCCTTTGTTTCCCGGCGGGCCATTCGTTTCAAACGATATTTAACCTTATTTTTTGCCATTGCGGGGATCCTGGCCGGAGTAATGACCTTCCCGCTGGATGTTTACCCTGCAGCATATTCTCTGGGCGACACCAACGGTGATGGCGAAATCACCGCGGTCGATGCGGCCATCATTTTTCAAATCGCCGAGAACTCGCTTGCTGGCGACAGTGAGCAACAATCGGCTGCCGACGCCAATGAGGATGGTGCAGTCACCGAAACAGACGCCCGGATGGTCCTGGCATGGGCGGCACAGGGGATCGGCGTCAACCCGCCGGACTACTTTACGGAACTGGCAGATCTGCCGGTTTCCAATTCCGCATCCAGTACCATCGGCACCGCGGGCGGCGCCGTTGTCTTGTCTTCCGGGGTCACAGTCTCCCTGCCCGCCGGGCAGTTAAGCGACAGTATCCAGATCGGACTATACGATATAGACCCCGCTTCCGTCGATTCCATCGGCAACAAGACATGCTTTGAAATTTCTCCGGATATTTCTTATTACCCAGGCGCCACACTTTCAATCCCCTGCAGCAACCTGACCGGAAACAGCGGCCGTTCCTCTGCTATCGAAGGCGTCATGATCGTTTACTATGACCGCTGGACCCGCAGATATAATCATGCGGTGGTCGATTACACCGTACAGGAGGACCAGCTGACCATAGACCTGAATCAGATCAGAGATGGTGACACCGTATCCCTGGCACAGGATTCAAAACTCCTGGTTTTTATTGTGGGCGCATCTGCCACGGTGTCGGCGTATAGCACCCGGCAGGCTTTCGGCACGGCCGAGATCGTCAAACTTGATTATGTTCCCTATTATGAACAGGGCAATTACGGCTATTGCTGGGCTGCCTGTACAGCCATGGCCGTTAACTATTTCCGTGTCCGGCTTGGGGAAAAACCATGGGATCCTGCCGATTATCTGGAAATTGATGACGATGCCGGGTTTGCGGCATTGCCTGCCTGGCTCGGGATCAGCGAGTTTAAAAATTATATTCATCTGGCAACAGGGGTTACCCCTGAAGTAAACATGTGGTTATCCAGTGCATCCCTGAGCAGTTATCTTAAAGGCCAAATAGACGCGGGACGGCCTGTACTCATGAGTCTGCCCGCCAGGAGTCACCAGGTGCTTATCGTAGGCTATGAGGCGGATGCCACTGGTACCATTACCCATGTGATTCACCATGATCCTGCAGACTGTATGTATAAAAAAGAACTATGGGATGCTGTGATGGTTTTCTGGGGAACTTTGATTTCAGACGCCGTGCCATGTCCAAAAGCCATCTTTACAACGATCATCCCAAAAACATCGCCGGATTATACAGACGGCATCAGCATTAATCTTCTCGGCCATAAAGAGCCCAGTGCATCAAAACGGGGGCTGACCTTCAAATCCCCTATGCAGGATAAAGGATATTTTCCGGACGCGGAACTGCGATTTGCCTGGCATGTCGGGGAGACCCACAGCCACGGTATGGTCAACTGCAACGAAAACAGCCTCCTGGTGACAACGATACCCAATTATTACGACATGGACCTCAGGCTCAGGGTTGCCAACACTTCCAGTGATTCACCCACGATAAAAGCCGATTGGCTTTTAATCAATCTGGATGGCGAAGAAGATTCCGGGTATGCGGGTGAGGAAGAGAATATAGCTGTCAGGCAATTCATTACGGATGAAGTAAATATGAGACCGGTTTTCAGGTTTCAACAGTTCGGTTTCGATGGTCTTTCTGGAAATTATATGCTTACGGTGTCCGCCTCGAATACAACGACTGGGACTACATACGACAATATCAAACTTAACCTTGCTTTTGACCAGGGTATCGCCCTCAGTGCACTGAAAACACAAAACACCAGTACCGGCAACCAGGTTGCCCAATTGACGTGGAACGCCTATAGCGGCCAGTTTGATAACTACTGCATTTACAGAATTACCGGCTCCTCCTGGATCAAAATTGCCGAAGTAAACTCCGATACAACCGAATATAAGGACACGAGCGCCGATCTTTCTTCTGAAACACTGTATTACGGTGTTGCGGTCATAAAAGACGATCATATAGTTATAACAAGTGATGTTGCAGGCCTGGAATCAACAACCGGCATTCTCGCCTACCAGGATTATGCCACCTCTACCATTTATTTCAGTGACCTGACCTCCGGTGACAGCTGGTTTTGGGCACCCGACACAAGTCATATCTTCCATCTTGTCGGCGTAACCCCCGCGGGCCTGGTTGTTGTTATTGATGAAAATATGATCGTCACCCGCACCAGCTGGGGCAAAGGAACGGTTACTTATTTAACCGGCTATGAATGTACCAACGATGATACCGTTTCCGTCAAAAATGACGGCACCATTATATTTCATGGTAATGCCGGCAGATACACGGAGGGATTGTACTCACTATCGCCCGGCGAAACCGACCCTGTTCCCATTTTTGTGGATTTATATGATGATGCTGATTTCGACCCTGTCTATGCGTATGAAGTGGCGGTTGCTAAAAACAGCAGTGCTGACAAAATCGTCTTTGAGGCAGATAACGATAGTGATGAAACCTGTATCTGGGCGGTGAACGAAAGTGGCGGAACAGCTATCCCCTTGACCACCAATTATTCAGAAGATTTACAAATTAGCGATGACGGCAGTCGATGTTTATTTCAGACGGCATACACCTCTGACGCGTATCATGTGGGTACCATTTCTGCCCATGGCGGAGAAGCCGTGGATCTGGATATGGCCACCGGCCTGGAAGTCGATGATGACGGTGCCATCAGCCCGGATGGCACCACCGTGTGCACCATGGCCATGACATCAGACCATCAGACCGGCGGTATAGCTGCCATTAAGGCCGACGGCAGTTCCTATCAATGGCTGCCCCTTGGCACCATTATGCCGGGCAGTGTGGGGAGAATGCACTATTCCCGGGACGGATTGTATATCCTTTTTGACGGCATTGATGCAGCCTCGCCAGATCCGATCTATGGATACACTACTGACATCTACAAAATTCGGGTTGATGGCAGTGAAAGTCCTGTGAATCTCACCAACACGCCTTCAGTCAATGAATGTAACCCGTTCCTGAATTGA
- a CDS encoding cohesin domain-containing protein — translation MLLPAPAVSKTLTLQSASAPPAGSITIPVMIDAAADVLAADVTLSYDPDVLTATGASITSLTTGFSVAYSVGRGEVSVSMAASNPISSGSGALVNITFSVAATAPSGQSDITISKAALFDTDFESASVLAVGNTGEVTIFIDTANSLTFQLPDTLQPGDSVTFNTNGFTSNGDVYYRYDIIPDYGTESYDPITNWQMLQDFTPTGTVVHTFIQPGNYIVIARISSFQTLQQGVATLIGGSIAVGDGGPVHVTGLSIDASDTIQVNQTVTFTATATHSANGTIFYRFHLVPNYGTDSYEPFSNWEVLQDASTSNSCSTTFTQPGSYVVVVFVSDTQAAPDSDTPIIGAVITVER, via the coding sequence TTGTTATTGCCAGCCCCTGCTGTCTCAAAGACATTGACACTCCAGAGTGCATCTGCCCCCCCTGCGGGAAGCATTACAATTCCGGTAATGATTGACGCCGCCGCCGATGTTCTTGCCGCAGACGTGACACTGAGCTATGATCCTGATGTACTCACCGCCACAGGCGCATCCATTACCAGTTTAACCACAGGTTTCTCTGTTGCCTATTCTGTCGGACGAGGGGAAGTATCTGTATCTATGGCTGCATCCAATCCTATCAGCAGCGGCAGTGGTGCTCTCGTCAATATCACCTTTTCTGTTGCCGCAACGGCCCCTTCAGGACAAAGCGACATTACCATCAGTAAAGCGGCATTATTTGACACTGATTTTGAGAGTGCAAGTGTTTTAGCCGTCGGCAACACAGGGGAGGTCACCATCTTCATAGATACTGCCAACAGCCTGACATTCCAACTGCCTGATACGCTGCAGCCAGGCGACTCTGTTACATTCAACACCAACGGGTTCACAAGCAACGGCGATGTGTACTATCGATATGATATTATTCCTGACTACGGAACAGAAAGCTATGATCCCATTACAAATTGGCAAATGCTGCAGGATTTCACACCTACCGGCACCGTTGTCCACACATTTATACAGCCAGGCAATTATATCGTTATCGCCCGAATCTCTTCCTTTCAGACATTGCAGCAAGGAGTCGCCACCCTCATTGGCGGATCAATTGCTGTTGGCGATGGCGGCCCGGTTCATGTTACAGGGCTCTCCATTGATGCCTCAGACACCATACAAGTCAACCAGACCGTAACGTTTACAGCTACTGCCACCCATTCTGCGAACGGCACCATATTTTATCGGTTCCACCTCGTCCCAAACTATGGGACTGATAGTTACGAGCCATTCTCCAACTGGGAAGTTCTGCAGGATGCTTCCACCAGCAACTCGTGTTCCACCACGTTTACACAACCCGGAAGCTACGTCGTTGTAGTTTTTGTTTCCGACACCCAGGCTGCGCCCGATAGTGATACCCCAATTATCGGTGCCGTTATAACAGTGGAAAGATAG